The DNA segment ATAACTGATCCCATTGAAGCTGGCACATTCTTAGTAATGGCAACTGTCACTAAAGGAGAAATATTTATTGAAGGAGCAAAACCCGAGATGATAAGGATGGCTATAAATAAATTTAGGGAATGTGGAGTAAATATTATAGAAAAGGATAACGGTATTTTAGTTTCTATGGATAAAAAACCAGAACCTACTGATATTTCCACTCTACCATTTCCAGGATTCCCAACAGACTTGCAACCATTAGCTACTGTACTTCTATCCTTGTCTTTTGGCGTTAGTATTATAACCGAAAACATATTTGAGAATAGATTTACTTATATTAGTGAATTAAATAGAATGGGAGCTGATATAAGGACAGATGGTCATCATGCAGTTATTAGGGGAGTAGATAAATTAACAGGAGTACCTGTTACAGCTCCAGATTTAAGAGCAGGTGCAGCATTAGTTACAGCAGGTCTTGCTGCTGAAGGAACAACTGAAATATATGATATTTATCATATAGATAGGGGATATGAAAATTTAGAAGATAAATTAACGAAATTGGGAGCAAAAATCTCAAGAGTAAAATTAAACAATATTAAGTAATATTTTTTATTATTTAATAAGAATGGATTAAAATATTTTCAATTAAATAAAGAATTTCAAAATTTTATTAATGAAGAATATAAAAGCTAAAAACAAAAGTGTAAATAAAAAAAGGATACTAAAAACATCAGTTATCTCTCTAATAGTAATTTTAATTGTTATATTATCAGGAGTAGGTATATACATTTATAGAACAATCTATGGTGTTACCGAAACCTGGAAACAAAAGGAACCAGAATCAGAATTGGCACCTGAAATTCCAACAGAGCCTATTAATCTTATTTTAGTTGGAGTAGATGTAGGAGATGGAGAGAGGGAAAGGGAACCACTCGCTGATACAATTATGATTATAAGAATAAATCCGAAAGAAAAAAATGGATTTCTAATCTCAATACCAAGAGATACATATGTAGAAATTCCAGGATTTAGCTCTCAAAAGATAAATGCCGCTTTTGCTCATGGAGGTATAAATCTTCTTATCAAAACAGTAGAAAATTTTTTAAATATTCCTATTCATCATTATGTAGTTTTAGATTTTCAAGGATTCTCAAAAATAGTTGAGGAATTAGGTGGTGTAGATATTTATGTTGATGAGCCATTACATGATGAATTATCAGGAGCAGATTTTTCAGTTGGAGAACATCATATGGATGGAGAGAATGCATTAGCATATGTGAGGTGCAGAAAAACTGCTGGTGGAGATATTACAAGAATTCAAAGGCAACAAAAGTTTTTAAAAGAGATGGCTAAACAACATTTCAATATAAAAACTATACTTAAGGCTGGAAAATTAGCAGAGATATTAGCTCAAAATACTAGATCAAGTCTTGATTTCTCAGAACTCACAAAATATACAACCCAGGCATTAACATTTAAACCAGAAAATTTTCAAGCAGTTGTTATACCTACTGAACCAAAAATGATAGATGATATATCATATCAAGTTCCTTTGGTGGATGAGATAAAAGTTATGATGAAGAATATAAAAGAAGGAAAACCTGCGATGAAATACTCAGCTCAATACGATGATATGGGAGAAACACCATCCATAATGGAGGTTGGTAAAAATTATAAAATAGAAATGAAGATAAAAAATACTGGCTATTTTACATGGCCATGTAAAGAAACAGATAGTATTAATTATGTTTCTATGAGCTATCACTGGATTGATGCAGAAACTGGACAATCAGCTGAAGTACCAGAAAGAGAGAGAAGGAGTGCAATTCATTGGGATGTCGAACCAGGTAAAGAGGTAATAATTGATGTGA comes from the Actinomycetota bacterium genome and includes:
- a CDS encoding LCP family protein codes for the protein MKNIKAKNKSVNKKRILKTSVISLIVILIVILSGVGIYIYRTIYGVTETWKQKEPESELAPEIPTEPINLILVGVDVGDGEREREPLADTIMIIRINPKEKNGFLISIPRDTYVEIPGFSSQKINAAFAHGGINLLIKTVENFLNIPIHHYVVLDFQGFSKIVEELGGVDIYVDEPLHDELSGADFSVGEHHMDGENALAYVRCRKTAGGDITRIQRQQKFLKEMAKQHFNIKTILKAGKLAEILAQNTRSSLDFSELTKYTTQALTFKPENFQAVVIPTEPKMIDDISYQVPLVDEIKVMMKNIKEGKPAMKYSAQYDDMGETPSIMEVGKNYKIEMKIKNTGYFTWPCKETDSINYVSMSYHWIDAETGQSAEVPERERRSAIHWDVEPGKEVIIDVNISPPQKPGKYILQYDMVHEGVTWFSGHSFSRGGVPTLNMEVEVIPAQ